A region from the Alosa alosa isolate M-15738 ecotype Scorff River chromosome 7, AALO_Geno_1.1, whole genome shotgun sequence genome encodes:
- the fam161a gene encoding protein FAM161B has product MQSNHRNNIIVTSCLKTPVDPYTKTPLALYERERVLPYATKGQLENRDYEKEMEYDSECDVPAAEEDSPGKGSPLLIKDYRVTGDHIDLREFYFSNEEYYRKLEQLKKAHLHTMSQLEQMYRKKLELKGGRGPGGDTQHPQQTQWGGGGLVPPGCRLKKSHSPTKLCQASDGSDDEDEENRPEKGLLLSPKERIKNMWQDFSVDKPLRSRRRPGHHDSFSSLQSQPGDDADRQDLARGKVKGRRGMRKKVVEKRKKKKEEEEDGGGEGGEGGRPRATVPQPFNMTLREAERKRRGVKTRAEVERENAELRRQLEDLTECQRQFRASPMPAHVRLPLYEELQRRRDRSAAAEDGTAKTSRSPPASRPFSFLERERLKREQREEELRRIAQEEALDARGRPAFRAKPVPRAVREVAAANERLKEEQLYRAIKMQMRARDLLHSASMPPSMLARRLEERKQKEEERQAADSDRASHRPKINPDVPDFDASYRRFQKQLERGKRESKPLTACEPFRPAPASGTRPRDYRWPFLSLPSSSPRQRRGPPRTSSSSLCSSLSGSQEVLSAKITDAARKRQDAIRKVLEQKQKAEEEEKRWLERQRERERRLQKVITRRAQAIDPHQTLAQTCPSKLKEFRKQDQQRRREYREEMKEIQERVRGRPLLLEQVARNNAKQAAERRYVEALKACGLSEDFVQDKALKNRRSRSESPSVRSLQSNSTRRGKDAARTDSVSLNGSLHDYQDDYEEYQDGEDKDEEEGYRKREYSQYESDGEDQSDPERREGDSVSNDNDDPDYNEDDQDESDKGSDIIDRHKDSQSSRSN; this is encoded by the exons ATGCAGAGCAATCATCGAAACAATATCATCGTTACTTCGTGTCTCAAAACGCCGGTAGACCCATACACCAAGACGCCACTGGCTTTATATGAACGAGAGAGAGTACTCCCGTACGCGACGAAGGGACAACTGGAGAACCGAGATTATGAGAAAGAG ATGGAATACGACTCGGAGTGTGACGTGCCGGCGGCGGAGGAAGACTCTCCGGGAAAGGGCTCTCCGCTCCTGATTAAGGACTACCGGGTGACGGGCGACCACATCGACCTGCGCGAGTTCTACTTCTCCAACGAGGAGTACTACCGTAAGCTGGAGCAGCTGAAAAAGGCCCACCTGCACACCATGTCTCAGCTGGAGCAGATGTACCGCAAGAAGCTGGAGCTGAAGGGAGGCCGGGGGCCGGGGGGCGACACGCAGCACCCTCAGCA GACGCAGTGGGGAGGAGGTGGCTTAGTGCCTCCAGGGTGCCGTCTGAAGAAGTCCCACTCGCCCACGAAGCTGTGTCAGGCGTCTGACGGGTCGGACGATGAGGATGAGGAAAACAGGCCGGAGAAAGGCCTGTTGCTCTCGCCCAAAGAGCGCATTAAGAACATGTGGCAGGACTTCTCGGTGGACAAGCCCCTCCGAAGTCGCCGACGACCCGGGCACCACGACTCCTTCTCCTCGCTCCAGAGCCAGCCGGGTGACGACGCTGACCGGCAGGACCTGGCACGTGGCAAGGTCAAAGGTCGGCGCGGGATGCGGAAGAAAGTggtggagaagagaaagaagaagaaagaggaggaggaagatggcggcggtgagggaggagagggtgggCGTCCGCGCGCGACGGTCCCGCAGCCGTTCAACATGACGCTGCGCGAGGCCGAGCGGAAGCGGCGCGGGGTGAAGACGCGCGCCGAGGTGGAGCGCGAGAACGCCGAGCTCCGGCGGCAGCTGGAGGACCTGACCGAGTGCCAGCGGCAGTTCCGCGCCAGCCCCATGCCTGCGCACGTCCGCCTGCCTCTCTACGAGGAGCTGCAGCGTCGCCGCGACCGCTCCGCCGCGGCCGAGGACGGCACCGCGAAGACCTCCCGATCGCCCCCGGCGTCGCGGCCCTTCAGCTTCCTGGAGCGCGAGCGGCTGAAACGGGAGCAGCGCGAGGAGGAGCTGCGTCGCATCGCCCAGGAGGAGGCGCTGGACGCGCGCGGGCGGCCGGCGTTCCGGGCCAAGCCCGTGCCGCGGGCCGTACGCGAGGTGGCGGCCGCCAACGAGCGGCTGAAGGAAGAGCAGCTGTACCGCGCCATCAAGATGCAGATGCGGGCGCGCGACCTGCTCCACAGCGCCTCCATGCCACCCAGCATGCTGGCGCGCCGACTGGAGGAGCGAaagcagaaggaggaggagagacaagcGGCCGACAGCGACAGGGCGAGCCACCGGCCCAAGATTAACCCCGACGTGCCGGACTTCGACGCCAGCTACCGGCGCTTCCAGAAGCAGCTGGAGCGCGGCAAGCGCGAGTCCAAGCCGCTGACCGCCTGCGAGCCCTTCCGGCCTGCGCC CGCCAGCGGGACGCGACCCCGCGACTACCGCTGGCCGTTCCTGAGCTTGCCGTCCTCGTCGCCCCGCCAGCGTCGCGGCCCGCCCCGCACCTCCTCGTCCAGCCTCTGCTCCTCGCTGTCCGGCAGCCAGGAGGTGCTCAGCGCCAAAATCACCGACGCCGCGCGCAAACGGCAAGACGCCATAAG GAAGGTTCTAGAACAGAAGCAGAAggcggaggaagaggagaagaggtggCTGGAGCGTCAGCGGGAGCGGGAACGCCGTCTGCAGAAGGTGATCACCCGACGGGCGCAGGCCATCGACCCGCACCAGACGCTGGCCCAGACGTGCCCGTCCAAACTCAAGGAGTTCAG aAAGCAGGACCAGCAGCGGAGGAGAGAGtacagagaggagatgaaggagaTCCAGGAGAGGGTCAGGGGCAGGCCTCTGCTGCTGGAGCAGGTGGCACGg AACAACGCAAAGCAGGCTGCAGAGAGACGCTACGTAGAGGCCCTGAAGGCGTGCGGCCTCTCTGAGGATTTTGTGCAAGACAAGGCGCTCAAGAACCGACGCTCTCGAAGCGAGTCGCCCTCAGTGCGGTCGCTCCAGAGTAACTCCACACGCAG GGGTAAGGATGCAGCTCGGACAGACTCAGTCAGTCTGAACGGATCCCTCCATGATTATCAAGATGATTACGAGGAGTACCAGGATGGAGAGGAtaaagatgaggaagagggatACAGGAAAAGGGAGTACAGTCAGTACGAGAGTGACGGAGAAGACCAGAGTGACCCTGAGAGGCGTGAGGGGGACAGTGTCTCGAATGACAACGACGACCCGGATTACAACGAGGATGACCAGGATGAAAGTGACAAAGGAAGTGACATCATCGACAGACACAAGGACAGCCAGAGCAGCAGGAGCAACTAG